The Triticum dicoccoides isolate Atlit2015 ecotype Zavitan chromosome 6A, WEW_v2.0, whole genome shotgun sequence genome has a window encoding:
- the LOC119317452 gene encoding protein YLS3-like: MGSRVFLAAAVVAVAVAAAGADVAADRAECSDKLVALATCLTFVQGQGQAPTPDCCGGLKTVLQTSPKCLCVLVKDRDDPGLDLKLNVTRALGLPAACGAPANISDCPRLLNLPPNSKDAEVFEQFAKQQAAQSSPSGASSAPSTGAQKNAAARMRWLGVGGVGVAARAAPLLFFAVPFLLLLR, from the exons ATGGGATCGAGAGTCTTTCTCGCCGCGGCCGTggtggccgtggccgtggcggcggcgggggcggacgTGGCGGCGGACCGGGCGGAGTGCTCGGACAAGCTGGTGGCGCTGGCGACGTGCCTGACGTTCGTACAGGGGCAGGGGCAGGCGCCGACGCCGGACTGCTGCGGGGGGCTGAAGACGGTGCTGCAGACCAGCCCCAAGTGCCTGTGCGTGCTCGTCAAGGACCGCGACGACCCCGGTCTGGACTTGAAGCTCAACGTCACCAGGGCGCTCGGCCTCCCCGCCGCCTGCGGCGCGCCCGCCAACATCTCCGACTGCCCAA GGCTACTGAACCTGCCGCCCAATTCCAAGGACGCGGAGGTCTTCGAGCAGTTTGCCAAGCAGCAGGCAGCCCAGAGCAGCCCAA GTGGCGCGTCGAGTGCGCCGAGCACGGGCGCACAGAAGAACGCGGCGGCGAGGATGAGGTGGTTGGGAGTGGGCGGAGTTGGTGTGGCCGCACGCGCAGCGCCGCTCCTCTTCTTCGCCGTGCCTTTCTTGCTCCTTCTGCGCTAA